The Raphanus sativus cultivar WK10039 chromosome 2, ASM80110v3, whole genome shotgun sequence DNA segment AAAGCGGTGGAGCCTTACTAGCTGTCCGCATGTGcctcagaatctgccacgtatcatcatctctttataaagctttataagggtatgtaaaattatatgtaagagtatataaaccattaataaaggcatataaaacaagttataaaatatataaaccatttataattttttatgaaaaagttatgaaaatttataaataatatataaggggtatgtatactattagttgggatttataaaaactttatgaaagcttatattcaatttGTAAGGTGTATTTTAAGAGttttatagatttataaatcaactaaatgagtctataaccatttagaaaaccttataaaacaatttataatggttttttataataatttataaacataatttataaagtttatacaccctTATAAAggattattaaacaatttataagggtaCGTAAAATTTCTGAAGCGGTGGAACCTTACTTGATATCTGCATGTGCCTCAGAATCTGCCaaatatcatcatctcttttcAAAACTTGCACGTGTTCTttagatttataataatatttaaagttatttataaggatttataaaatcatttataaatatttttagaatatcaaaaggtaattattttatgaagtcTTATAACCTTTTATAAAGGCTTATTAAATCGTTTATAAGGATTTGTAAATTATTCATAAGTTTAAGAAGTCATttgtaaatgtttataaattatttttagggATTTTTTGTTAACTGAATGATAAGTGTTTATGAAGtgatttataaaggtttataaattgatttataatgGCTGATAAGctgatttttctaaaatcgCCCAAAAAGACTATGAACACAAATAGGTTTTGCAAAACATATACTTTTGTATCATCCAATGTGAGAAAATTATGTAAAAGTCTCAATGCATGTTCATAATCTATTACAAGAAACAAAATGTAGTAAAAAAAAGTAGTATTGGTTACTTAACTGCATTACAACAGGTCATTTCTCTAACTAGTCAAtaattttatgttcaaataagtgttttataaattattataaattcgTTAGCTTAAGAAATTTATTATGTCGTGTTCTGCAGTCAAAGCAACAAATTTTGCACAACCATGAAGTTACCGGCGAGGTATCGTGATACTTTAACAGAGCCATCAGACAAGCCAAAACTGATCATCCAATGTTCAAAGCTGGATTATGTTGAAAATGTTGCTTGCATTTTAGGAATGAAGAATTTGGTGAAATAGAGAATTCTCACTTTGGAAGTGTAGTAAAACTGGCTAGAAAGAATAACATTCaatttataaaccatttataattgtttataaaacCGTTATGAAAGtatataatcaatttataaggggtattaTAAGACGTATATAggtttaaaatcaattaaaagagtctataaccatttagaaaagttagtaaaacaatttataatggtttgtataataatttattagggtatgtaaataatttataacgatttataaaaaaacaaatttataaggTTTAACGTTTATAAGGGTACATAAACAAGTATTAGGagatatatacaattttttagtATCAGAGATGTCTGAAGAAGATAAGAGAGAAGATGGTGTTAAGAAGCCAACTCTGAAACTTTTATAAAGCTTTGTAAATCTGTAattctttaatctcaaaacaACGTTCTTGTTCACAGTCCCTCTTGCTTCTTCAAACAGCTCACATCCTTGTCAATCTTCAACATCTGAACACAAACCAATCACATATTATTCCTATGCATAAGCACTCACTTCCAAAACACGATTCACTGTAATTTAACTCAGAAAAATTGCATTTCAAAGTTCAATCATGTCAATTAGATTTGAAGCTTTACATTGATTCAATCGAACTAATTTACTCAATTGAACTTGTGATTCAAATCCAGTGACTCAAACTATCTCGGAGTTCGTCGGTCGTGATGACTGGAGCTTGCCGGTGTTCACCAGAGCATCGTTGGCCGTGTCGGATTTGGTCTGAGCAATTGAATATGGTCACCGGAGCGTCGTTGGTTTCGTCAGATTCGATCACCAAAGTGTTGTTGATTTAATCAAATTTGGTCCACAAATCTCTTCACTGGATCTCTTCGTTCATCACCGAAGCTTTTCATTCTTCGTCGGAGCTTTTCATCCTTCTCTAGATCTTCTCGGTGTCTGTGATTGGTTTCATGCCGAAGAGCAATTACGCGTTCATGTGAGTTTGTGTGAAAGATCGTATTGTCACATTCGTCGGAGAACTAGGCAGTTGTCAAATCCGCCGGAGAACTCGTTAGCACCGTCAAATCACACCGGAGTTGATATCGTTCATGTATAGATGGAATGATCGATTTCAAATTGGGGGAGAAAGGAAGTAGCATAGGTATAATTATTCAAGGATATAATAGTATTTTGCCTATTAAAATTTTGGTGGTATAGTTGGTTAATGTAtaattgaaaagtggtatcatgaaagtggtatttttggcaatttctcaaatttaatgaccaaataattaatttagtggataaataactaaaaatctatatagagatataaattatgtataattttatatacatgtatatacatgtatattctaaaaaatgagtatttgtgatttgttccTTATTTGgcggatattaaattttaatatttgctcCGATTAGTAAAGTTACGGATTTTTTGGATTAAATCGGAATGAATAACATATCGAATCAAATTTTATGGATATTTTGCCACCCCTAATTGTTTCTAGTGGTGTAATATTGTATCAAAAATCTAATAATCTCTTAGCCATACTGTCTTTATCAGTGTATAACTGACTTAATTGCATCGATTTTGAGATGTTTTTTCTATACTtgtacaaacaaataaaataaataactataatatataatctataaaatattaatatagtaTGTATatcatgaaaaatatatctaGTGTCAAATGATTCTTGTTATCCATGCAtgtttttacatttataatgAAGTCCACCAAAAGGATCGAATAGATAATTGTTTAAAACAATCtcaattaaaaaggaaaagaaaaagaaaaatgagagGAAAAAATAATGTGAAAATTGTGCAGCACTATAAATACATGTTGTGGTCTTCAGCAATGTTGTTCACTATATCTCagcaaactctctctctcaatatcttcaattttgtaataaaagaaaataaagagagaaaaatgaTGGTTGTTTTAGTAAAGTATGTCCTCGTGATAGTGATGACCTTGATATTAAGAGTCCTATACGACTCCATTTGGTGTTACTACCTCACACCAAGACGCATTAAGAAGTTAATGGAACGTCAAGGCATCACCGGCCCAAAACCACGCCTCCTTACCGGAAACATCATCGACATCTCCAAAATGGTTTCTTACTCTGTCTCCGATCATTGCTCCTCCATCCACCACAACATTGTTCCTCGCCTTCTCCCTCACTACGTCGCTTGGTCCAAACAATATGGTACGTACCGGTCCAAGGTTTCTGACCATCATGTGtatgactaaatttttatttacatatgtttttgttattataaatttaaattcaattaGTTTTTCTTGAATATTGGCGTCAAGAAAAATAAAGCCTTAAATTATAGTTTCATTTGCCAATATATGCTCCAGAATGGACATGGTATAATGCATTTTTCATGCGGAACAAAGTCCGATATGAAATTTAGAAAGTAAagaatgttttatttataactGTGGATATCCGGAAAAAAATTTAGACCCCAAAACTAATTCCAGGAGACTTTATATCCGGTACACTTATTCCATCGTTAAGGACGCGGCTAGGTGTTGAAGTAAAGAATGTTTTACGAAAATCTTTACAAAAATCGATAAGGGATTAGTAAACCTATGcataaatacacttttataatTTGAAGGGTGAATATTTCAGCTGTGCACACAACTTCTGATTGGGAGACATACATTTAGGCCATGTCATTATAAATTGACAAAAATTCTCTTTTGCAGGGAATAGATTTATAGTATGGAACGGGACGGAGCCGAGGCTGTGCTTGACCGAGACTGAGATGATTAGGGAACTGCTGACGAAGCACAATCCCGTCACAGGAAAATCGTGGCTCCAGCAGCAAGGGACTAAAGGGTTTATCGGACGTGGTCTTCTCATGGCCAATGGCGAGGCTTGGCACCACCAGCGACATTTGGCAGCTCCTGCGTTTACACGTGATAGGCTCAAAGGATACGCGAAGCATATGGTGGAATGCACGAGGATTGTGGCCGAGAATCTAAGGAAGGAAGTTAAGGAAAAAGGAGGAGATGATAAAGAGGTGGAGATTGGAGAGGAGATGCGGCGGCTCACGGCGGATATAATATCGAGGACAGAGTTTGGAAGCAGTTATGAAAAAGGAAAGGAACTTTTCAGTCTACTCACTGCCCTTCAGCGACTCTGCGCTCAGGCCACTCGCCACCTCTGTTTTCCCGGTGGCCGGTGAGTTCTTccccatctttttttttttcctcggtCTTAGGCTATGACTAATAGAATTCACATTAAATAACCATGCGATTTAGCAAAACTTTACTAAGAACACATTTATGCtgaattataatttgtattctctctgtttcaaaTAATCTATGTTTTCGAACATATACatacattttttacatttttaatatattttattaggtaataatgataaattgcaaatttataaaaaagttatttaatgaattttgattgactaaaattgaaaacagttaatcacaatttttttttttacaaattaatatttaaaaatgtgtgtgaaaattttaaaatataaattattttgaaatactCCTTCATTTCGGTTTAAATATGGTTTCACAcataaaattatactaaagtTTACTAATAGAATGATTCTGTCTTTTATTAATACTTTAagatagatttaaaataaataaagctttttataaatttttgcaTTAAACATATAAAAGGTTATTTTTGCCGATATAAAATACACGGGTTTTTTCTGAAAAggttatacagtttttttttaataatttaatcaGTCTATAGTGTTGATAAAATTGATGAGACTTTAATCAAGCAATATCAACAttactaaataattaaaatacagTTTAAAAGaacattattaaattaaaagtaaaaaaacacaCTTTACACGACTATAATAGCATTATGTTCTTACATTGTGCCAAAAAAAAGTTCTTCTGAATTCACATGCGCCAAAACAAAATCGTTGCATGCAACTATTGACCTTTATCGTAAAAAAGAAGCGTTGACTCAACGTGGAATTAACATCTGTGTATAGGTTTCTACCAAGCAAATACAATCGAGAGATAAAGAGTTTGAAAACGGACGTAGAACGTCTTTTGATGGAGATTATAGAGAGCCGGAAAGACAACGTAGAGATCGGTCGGAGCAGCTCTTACGGGGACGACCTCTTAGGGCTTCTCCTGAACCAGATGGATCGCAACAAAAACAACCTTAATGTTCAAATAATAATGGATGAGTGCAAAACTTTCTTCTTCACTGGTCATGAGACAACCTCTCTTCTTCTCACGTGGACCCTCATGCTCCTTGCTCATAATCCCTCGTGGCAGGACAAAGTACGCCTTGAGGTCCGACAAGTTTGTGGCCAAGAAGGTATCCCTTCCGTTGAGCAACTCTCAAGTCTTACCTCGGTTAGTTATTCTTACTCACACTGCTacatttgtctttttcttttcatttacaATGGGACAATGGTTTCTATCGCCATGAAAATCACATGGAGTTTACAAATTAACAAGATCACAACGATTTATAAGTTCTTTTCTTTAtgaaaaagatatatttaaaatatataattgaagGAGACAGTTCATTTGTGTTTCACGTTTTCCATTCAGAATTCCCAAAGagtaatttacaaaaataaaacattggATACTAAAATATGTAAAAGCAATGCTATAACACGTAATTAACTTcaagtcaaaaagaaaaaataatcgTTTTGAACAATTAAACATATATGTTAAACTGTTAATGTCTTATGCGTTATGCATCAGAATACACATGTCGACTGAGTTTTGACTTCGGGCGAGATTGGgatatataatcacaatcatttcttttattttcttaaaatgtcTTGGTGTAATGCCAGTTTTTATGGGTGGGGGTGGGGGACTACCTTCTTTCAACACACTACAGGCAATGCCACTAAGTCGTAGTGCTTCTTCCGTAACTAAATCTCAATTAGTACATATCTGGTCAActttaatatgatatatatagttatagATCTACCCACTAATTTGTATTAATGTATTTCCCGTAAATTATTATATAGTGTTTCTGccaactaaataaaaaaaatgtaaagatgGTTAATTGTTTGATTAGATATAGTTCAGAGTCCGATCGATAACGCATGTCATGCATGACAAAACAAGTTTTAGATcgattaatataatattttttttttgagaaaatataatatttacatagTAAGTATGAATCTTTTTAAGttggatgacaaaaaaaaaatctttagcaTTGGTGCAACATCAGATTAGATAGAGACTCATGAAGTTGGTTTTCCACCCTTAAAATCAAACTAAGGTATATTTGAGTGATGGATAAATATAATATGCCACTTGTTTTAAAAGATTTGCACTACAACATGCGTTGCATAAAATATTGCAAAAAATATCATGAACTAATGATTTGACAGCTTGAAAGAAAGACAAATCTTAAAACTAAAGATCTTTGAGAAAGAGTCATATGGCACTTCACAAGTTTGCTAGATATGATTCTTAATAAGATTAGGTAATATAATATTCAACTAACatctttcttttaaaacttttttgaacAGTTAAACAAAGTGATAAACGAGTCACTAAGACTTTACCCTCCTGCCACTCTTCTACCAAGAATGGCATTTGAAGACATAAAACTCGGCGACCTAATCATCCCTAAAGGTTTATCTATTTGGATCCCTGTCCTGGCGATTCATCATAGTAAGGAATTATGGGGTGAAGATGCGACTGAATTCAACCCTGAACGCTTTAGTACTAGAAATTTCGCGTCAAGTCGTCATTTCATGCCTTTTGCAGCAGGTCCTAGGAACTGCATTGGACAAAATTTTGCAATGATGGAGGCAAAGATAATATTAGCAATGCTTGTTTCCAAATTCAGTTTCACAATATCGGAGAATTATAGACATGCTCCTATAGTTGTGCTTACTATAAAACCTAAGTATGGAGTTCAACTAATTTTGAAGCCACTGGATTCGTAAACGGGAGACCTATCTTATGGAGCTTCTTGAGAGACCACTGAATTTTGAGTAACATGAGAGAGTTGTAATTGAACGATTTTGAAATGAGTATAAATGAAGAGTTGTTGGTTCAGTTTAAGGTTTATAAGTTGCAAGATTGTTCAGGAGACACAtcatcaaaactttttttttcctagtAATCGAGGTAGATACAGGACCTGAAAAACGGAATTAATATATCTccgatctatactattaaaagggaagcattattaaaaaatctacttatacaaAGTTGTTGCACCTGTTCATTacctatttattatttttggtcaTACCCTTATTTTTCTCTAactatacaatatttttaatgaaaacatTTATTACTTCTTATTGTTTAGAAAACTGAATATGAAaccacatatataaatataaaaatagactCTGAATTCGGTAATGggtctttttaattattttatcatataaatatttttatcaactaaaaaaCTCGCATTTTTAAGTGCGAATCAAaatctgtatttttttaaaactaggTTTTGTTGTCTGGAGAGAATTCTAGTAGCATTAAGTGCGTTTTTTTCTGGAGGTAAAAAGATAATCGGATAAAAATGTagcaaaaaaggaaaaaaaagattatctCTTTCTTATTAGAAGAGAagcagttttaaaaaataacctTGCTTTGGTAATTTAATTACATTTCTGTCATTTTAATGATGTATCGTTTTCTCATGTATTTTCAGCCTATAATTAAAATTACCCTTTGTATACTAGATTAACTACAACTAATGGCATTAGTACGAGCCGGTTCTCCGAGGATCCCCTCCGTCTGACCGGGTCTGATCTATGTGGGTAAATGTATAACCTCTATTTCTTGCCTCCTTAGCTAAAGCGTCTGCACGTCCATTCCGATCCCGTGGAATATGAGAAACTCTCACATCCTCAAAACCCTCCTGGAGACTCCGAAACAAGTCGGTCTCTCTCACAAAAGCCGGCTAATCCTCCGGATTTGTGACCATATCTACTAGGTCCGTACAATCTGTCTCAAACCTCATCGTGGTTATCCTCATGTGCCTAATACATGAAGCTGCCCATAGTAGACCTTCCATCTCAGCATGCAAAGCTGAGAGGGTCCTACTACATGCTCGCAATCCAAAGAATTCAGAGCCCATGTGATCCTTAAAACTCCACCCTAAGCCACTGACGCTGCCATTAGCGATCCATGAAGCATCGATTTGGCATGTCGAGATTCGGGGTGTCCAAGGGGGCGCTGTTTCCATCTCCATAGTGAGGGAGTCATCGAATTCCTCCTCTACTTCCTCCTTTTGTTAGCCTTCCTCCAACACTCAGCCTCCAGTGAGGCGTGTTGAAGAGTATCCATCGGGGATACGACTTTCCCATTAAAGAGCTTGTCGTTCCTcgccttccaaatgtaccaacaGATCCATGGGAAGGTATCGAATTGTGGACTCATGGGAACCACTTCTTTTCTCCTCCAAAACAGAAAGTTCATGTTTTGGTAGATAGATGTACTCGGGAAGTAACCCGGAAGGGATGGATAGTCCGATAAAGCCCAAACCTGAAGGGCCGGAGGGCattcaaaaagaagatgattaatcGACTCCACTGGGGCAGCACATCTAGGACAACTCCTATTGGTACCCAGGTGTCTATAAGTAAGTCTCTCCGCCGTTGCCATGCAACCCGAGATAGCCTGCCATAGAAAATGCTTCATTTTGGTCGGAGCCTTAATCTTCCATGCCTGTCGTTGTAGGCATGTGAAGCTCGGTTCCTCAACTCATGTATGTGTGAGACTCCGTTTGGTCGATCGTAGTAGATCATAACTGATTTTGACTGAATATACTCCTGATTTTGTGTGGTTCCAAACATATCCATCCGGAGCCAAGGACCTAGAAGGTTTGAGCCCAAGTATCAAGGGGATATCATCTGGATGAAAGAAATCTCGTAAAAGTTGTATATCCCACTCCTTGGTATCATCCTTAATAAAAGACTGAACAAGAAGTTGGAGAAGCCGGTAAACAATATGGTCGGCTGGTCGAGGTGGTCGTGCCAATGAATCTGGAATCCAATGCTCAGTCCAAACTCTCGTCTCTCTACCTGAGCCAATAGTTTTCCGTAGGCCCGAGAGAAGTAGCGGTCTAACTGCCATGATACTACGCCACCCATAAGATGGTGAGTATATTTTCCGGTCTTTTAAGGGGGAGGTATTGTTATAATAccttcactacaagaaaacacgccgATATCGAGGGgctttttcctcggtatttcgtcggaataagcgtattccgacgaaataccgaggaaaatgtccctcgaaaaaaactcgtcgaaatttcattttccgtcgaaatttcctcgaaattttgtgacggaatttcgaggaaa contains these protein-coding regions:
- the LOC108841866 gene encoding cytokinin hydroxylase; protein product: MMVVLVKYVLVIVMTLILRVLYDSIWCYYLTPRRIKKLMERQGITGPKPRLLTGNIIDISKMVSYSVSDHCSSIHHNIVPRLLPHYVAWSKQYGNRFIVWNGTEPRLCLTETEMIRELLTKHNPVTGKSWLQQQGTKGFIGRGLLMANGEAWHHQRHLAAPAFTRDRLKGYAKHMVECTRIVAENLRKEVKEKGGDDKEVEIGEEMRRLTADIISRTEFGSSYEKGKELFSLLTALQRLCAQATRHLCFPGGRFLPSKYNREIKSLKTDVERLLMEIIESRKDNVEIGRSSSYGDDLLGLLLNQMDRNKNNLNVQIIMDECKTFFFTGHETTSLLLTWTLMLLAHNPSWQDKVRLEVRQVCGQEGIPSVEQLSSLTSLNKVINESLRLYPPATLLPRMAFEDIKLGDLIIPKGLSIWIPVLAIHHSKELWGEDATEFNPERFSTRNFASSRHFMPFAAGPRNCIGQNFAMMEAKIILAMLVSKFSFTISENYRHAPIVVLTIKPKYGVQLILKPLDS